Proteins found in one Serinicoccus marinus DSM 15273 genomic segment:
- a CDS encoding DUF5719 family protein: MSDTDTGSGAAPRRGAWVRLGSGLLALGLLTWGSVQAGAWGPGSDGGQSLVSTAADSETADGGDEPVLVEEARLACAGVSGSPGASAAALAPPELFAEQPTGQRSATLSPVAGSAGSDVLELRADQEVAETPPADDATPLLTATGPGAPGLVGGHLSVGTGSGARGAALVGCAAAAAEHWLLGGDAAAGRTEQVVLTNPGTDPVRVDLEVHGAEGPVEATGASGLVVPAGGRLVRPLDALAPGTAAPAVHVAAEGGPVTAHLVDTSREGTTDLGVDVTGPSAEAARDLVIPPLPDAGADGTETVLRLLAPEADAVVELGALTEDGAATPGTSAVRVAAGTTTDLPLDGLPEGAVGLRLRSDHPVTASLQVRLAPSGDEPVEQEVAEQETTDGEAATATAAPDGATATGSPQDQEQPLVRPAGELAWVPAAGPATQPVGIGLPDRAAVPGAETSLSVAVLDATTVEVLLRSADGSTRVETLELGNDSTTLLSLAPDVRGVWVRPAEEGGTGVVAAAVHLTGSDDLGPYRAAAALAAVPWSREVTGVSRVVP; the protein is encoded by the coding sequence GTGAGCGACACGGACACCGGCAGCGGCGCCGCGCCCCGACGGGGTGCCTGGGTGCGACTCGGCTCCGGCCTGCTGGCACTCGGGCTGCTCACCTGGGGCAGCGTCCAGGCCGGCGCCTGGGGGCCGGGTAGCGACGGTGGGCAGAGCCTCGTGTCGACGGCCGCCGACAGCGAGACCGCCGATGGTGGCGATGAGCCGGTCCTGGTCGAGGAGGCACGGCTGGCGTGCGCCGGGGTCAGCGGCTCGCCGGGGGCGAGCGCGGCGGCCCTCGCACCGCCCGAGCTCTTCGCCGAGCAGCCCACCGGGCAGCGATCGGCCACGCTGTCGCCGGTGGCAGGGTCGGCCGGGTCGGACGTGCTGGAGCTGCGTGCGGACCAGGAGGTCGCCGAGACCCCACCGGCCGACGACGCCACGCCGCTGCTGACCGCGACCGGGCCCGGTGCCCCCGGCCTCGTGGGGGGTCACCTGTCCGTCGGCACCGGGAGCGGGGCGAGGGGAGCCGCCCTGGTGGGGTGCGCTGCGGCCGCTGCGGAGCACTGGTTGCTCGGCGGTGACGCCGCAGCCGGTCGCACCGAGCAGGTCGTGCTCACCAACCCCGGCACCGACCCGGTGCGCGTCGATCTGGAGGTGCACGGCGCCGAGGGGCCGGTCGAGGCCACCGGTGCCTCCGGACTGGTCGTCCCCGCCGGCGGCCGGCTCGTCCGCCCGCTGGACGCCCTGGCGCCCGGGACCGCCGCACCGGCCGTCCACGTCGCCGCGGAGGGTGGACCGGTGACCGCGCACCTCGTGGACACCTCGCGCGAGGGCACGACCGACCTGGGCGTGGATGTGACCGGCCCGAGCGCCGAGGCGGCCCGTGACCTGGTGATCCCGCCCCTGCCGGACGCCGGTGCCGACGGGACGGAGACGGTGCTGCGGCTGCTCGCGCCGGAGGCGGACGCCGTGGTCGAGCTCGGTGCGCTCACCGAGGACGGCGCCGCGACACCGGGAACCTCCGCCGTCCGCGTCGCCGCCGGCACCACCACGGACCTCCCTCTCGACGGGCTGCCCGAGGGTGCGGTCGGCCTCCGGCTGCGCTCGGACCACCCGGTCACCGCGTCCTTGCAGGTCCGGCTCGCGCCCTCCGGCGACGAGCCGGTGGAGCAGGAGGTCGCGGAGCAGGAGACGACGGACGGTGAGGCCGCCACGGCGACCGCCGCACCGGACGGGGCCACTGCCACCGGCTCGCCGCAGGACCAGGAGCAGCCACTGGTCCGACCCGCCGGCGAGCTGGCCTGGGTGCCCGCCGCCGGTCCGGCCACGCAACCCGTCGGGATCGGCCTGCCCGACCGTGCTGCGGTGCCAGGGGCCGAGACGTCGCTGTCCGTCGCGGTCCTCGACGCCACAACGGTCGAGGTGCTGCTGCGCTCGGCGGACGGGAGCACCCGGGTGGAGACCCTGGAGCTGGGCAACGACTCGACGACGCTGCTCTCCCTGGCTCCGGACGTGAGAGGGGTCTGGGTCCGGCCGGCCGAGGAGGGCGGCACCGGCGTCGTCGCCGCGGCCGTGCACCTCACCGGGTCCGACGACCTCGGCCCCTACCGGGCGGCGGCCGCGCTGGCGGCCGTCCCGTGGTCCCGCGAGGTGACCGGCGTCAGCCGGGTCGTGCCCTGA
- the cofD gene encoding 2-phospho-L-lactate transferase → MQITVLAGGVGGARFVRGLLSHLATREAPEPTTVTVIGNTGDDITLVGLRVCPDLDTLLYTLGGGVDEDQGWGRAGESTRVADELGTLGVGPAWFTLGDLDLATHLARSRWLAQGLTLSEVTGRLAQRWGLPERGVRLLPATDTPIETHVVVDDDAGGERAIHFQEWWVRHGAALPARRFSVAGLGGATAAPHVLDAVRGADLVLLPPSNPVVSIGIILGVPGIREAVRGTRAPVVGVSPLLGGRPVRGHADACLAPLGVEVSAAGVAGLYADFLDGWLVDDADGDARYPAGVRVRSLDLLMRDGAGAARLAGAALDLGQELAGAAVPAGRDRR, encoded by the coding sequence ATGCAGATCACCGTTCTGGCCGGCGGCGTCGGCGGCGCCCGCTTCGTCCGCGGCCTCCTGTCGCACCTGGCGACCCGCGAGGCCCCGGAGCCGACCACGGTGACCGTCATCGGCAACACCGGCGACGACATCACGCTGGTCGGGCTGCGGGTCTGCCCGGACCTGGACACGCTGCTCTACACCCTCGGGGGCGGCGTGGACGAGGACCAGGGCTGGGGCCGGGCCGGGGAGAGCACGCGGGTCGCCGACGAGCTGGGGACCCTCGGGGTGGGGCCGGCCTGGTTCACCCTCGGCGACCTGGACCTCGCCACCCACCTGGCGCGCAGCCGCTGGCTGGCCCAGGGCCTGACGCTCAGCGAGGTGACGGGCCGGCTGGCGCAGCGGTGGGGCCTGCCCGAGCGGGGGGTGCGGCTCCTGCCGGCGACGGACACCCCGATCGAGACCCACGTGGTGGTCGACGACGACGCCGGGGGCGAGCGGGCCATCCACTTCCAGGAGTGGTGGGTGCGGCACGGCGCGGCGCTGCCGGCGCGGCGCTTCTCCGTCGCCGGGCTGGGCGGGGCCACCGCCGCCCCGCACGTGCTCGACGCGGTGCGCGGGGCCGACCTCGTCCTGCTGCCCCCGAGCAACCCGGTCGTCTCGATCGGCATCATCCTCGGCGTCCCCGGCATCCGGGAGGCGGTGCGCGGCACCCGCGCCCCGGTCGTGGGGGTCAGCCCGCTGCTCGGCGGCCGGCCGGTCCGCGGTCACGCCGACGCCTGCCTCGCCCCGTTGGGGGTCGAGGTGAGCGCGGCCGGGGTCGCGGGGCTCTATGCGGACTTCCTCGACGGGTGGCTGGTCGACGACGCGGACGGCGACGCGCGGTATCCCGCCGGGGTGCGGGTCCGCTCGCTGGACCTGCTCATGCGGGACGGCGCCGGTGCCGCCCGGCTGGCCGGCGCCGCCCTCGACCTCGGGCAGGAGCTGGCCGGCGCCGCCGTGCCCGCGGGCCGTGACCGGAGGTGA
- a CDS encoding coenzyme F420-0:L-glutamate ligase: protein MDASNTGPEGGLLLLPPDPDAVARDLHAALRRTPGAAARFGLLLTDTAGRPWREGQTDLALGACGMRVLEDLRGGEDADGRPLSVTSRAVADELAAAADLVKGKASGTGAALVRGLPELVLGTGADGDGGAGDAAAAGARSLVRTGPGDWFALGHREALRSALGAPPSSPAAAEVGLPSVLPESGAARTARATRLALLGLAADHRVEVQGSVDEGLVVRAEDPVLAGRIATRLELALAAEDLSVRVSVVSGPGTD, encoded by the coding sequence GTGGACGCGAGCAACACCGGCCCCGAGGGCGGGCTGCTGCTGCTCCCCCCGGACCCGGACGCCGTGGCCCGCGACCTGCACGCCGCGCTGCGTCGGACCCCCGGCGCGGCGGCCCGCTTCGGCCTGCTCCTCACCGACACCGCCGGCCGCCCGTGGCGCGAGGGTCAGACCGACCTGGCCCTGGGTGCCTGCGGCATGCGGGTCCTGGAGGACCTCCGCGGCGGCGAGGACGCCGACGGTCGGCCGCTGTCGGTCACCAGCCGCGCGGTCGCCGACGAGCTCGCCGCTGCCGCCGACCTCGTCAAGGGCAAGGCCTCCGGCACCGGGGCGGCCCTGGTCCGGGGACTGCCGGAGCTCGTGCTCGGCACCGGTGCCGACGGGGACGGCGGGGCGGGCGACGCCGCCGCTGCCGGCGCACGGTCCCTGGTGCGCACCGGCCCCGGCGACTGGTTCGCGCTCGGGCACCGCGAGGCGCTGCGCTCGGCCCTCGGTGCGCCTCCGAGCAGCCCGGCCGCCGCGGAGGTCGGCCTCCCCTCGGTGCTGCCCGAGAGCGGGGCGGCACGCACCGCGCGAGCGACCCGGCTGGCGCTGCTGGGTCTGGCCGCCGACCACCGGGTCGAGGTGCAGGGCTCCGTCGACGAGGGCCTCGTCGTCCGCGCCGAGGACCCCGTGCTGGCCGGCCGCATCGCCACGAGACTCGAGCTCGCCCTGGCCGCGGAGGACCTGTCGGTGCGAGTCAGCGTGGTCAGCGGCCCCGGGACCGACTGA
- a CDS encoding metallopeptidase family protein, which produces MSSRRDRFDELVLDAAETVEQRWGSPLGLELAVEEVPPSDPAPWEHDVALGRLFPAQGGMPARLVVYRRPVLHRAADEVELGALVTEVVVEQVARMLGRDPEDLV; this is translated from the coding sequence ATGAGCAGCCGGCGCGACCGGTTCGACGAGCTGGTGCTCGATGCCGCCGAGACGGTCGAGCAGCGCTGGGGCAGCCCGCTGGGCCTGGAGCTCGCGGTGGAGGAGGTGCCGCCCTCCGACCCCGCGCCCTGGGAGCACGACGTCGCGCTCGGCCGGTTGTTCCCGGCGCAGGGGGGTATGCCGGCGCGGCTGGTGGTCTACCGCCGCCCGGTGCTGCACCGGGCCGCGGACGAGGTCGAGCTGGGCGCCCTCGTCACCGAGGTGGTCGTCGAGCAGGTCGCCCGGATGCTGGGGCGCGACCCCGAGGACCTGGTGTGA
- a CDS encoding DUF3499 domain-containing protein, with translation MTLTRQCSKTACVRPATSTLTYVYAEQTAVLGPLATYAEPHSYDLCEEHATRLTAPRGWDVVRLELPEGEPRPPVDDLAALADAVREHRGTIVRVDSPQSPHEGATVTEIARRGHLRVLRDR, from the coding sequence GTGACCCTGACTCGCCAGTGCTCGAAGACGGCGTGCGTCCGCCCCGCCACGTCGACGCTCACCTACGTCTACGCGGAGCAGACCGCGGTGCTCGGGCCGCTGGCGACATATGCCGAGCCCCACAGCTACGACCTGTGCGAGGAGCACGCGACCCGGCTCACCGCGCCCCGCGGCTGGGACGTCGTGCGGTTGGAGCTGCCCGAGGGAGAGCCCCGCCCGCCGGTGGACGACCTCGCGGCGCTGGCCGACGCGGTGCGCGAGCACCGCGGCACCATCGTCCGGGTGGACTCCCCGCAGAGCCCGCACGAGGGCGCGACCGTGACCGAGATCGCCCGGCGCGGACACCTGCGGGTGCTGCGCGACCGCTGA
- a CDS encoding glycosyltransferase, with amino-acid sequence MLLPVDLPAGGGDGEDELAGSLRAVAAGRRRPQRVLLLHPDPEGGPVAALQDLARELGLPLSVRSHPQQDRVAAVRTALDVLPDQPGHWIWFLTADARPEPEALAALTAAVRRSSRVGVVGPKLVRADQPRLLRSLGHRVTPAGRVVDPTRAALVDQGQLDLRQDVLGVPLSGALVQARVLQEVGGIDPAFAQDGVDGLDLGWRAHLAGHRTVVAPEAVVRQGEAGLGVVDPLVTRARVRQVALARGSFWAAPWRALGVLVTSLAAALLLLLVKRPAEAAGEWADVRAVLRPGRGWSARRRFRRRRRVAPRDLAGLHEPRATGWRATVDTVGEALDPRYRRGSGAPLPRTEALRTGPVSDDFDDAVGEGRRSGRWSWPLALALLIVAAVTAWMGRGALSPAGLDLAGVGLSGGQLGVAATDAVGLWSAAVDGWRGAGLGHGDPAPAWLPQATVLSWLLGLLPGAGPTTAGPALAWLLAAAPVLSVLTAYLALRRSTRRGWVRAVLALGWALAPALVVATSQGRVGPAVVHVLAPLLVAGILVVSDRSRGVRRAAAAFGTALGLAIAAQWVPLVLVLGTVAGLLVLGVGRGSARWRGAVVAVLPWVLLLPWWPSLLAGPVQLLGGAGATSATPRLPATPDAWQLLLLHPAGVDPSGLDGLLLWLQVPLWLAALAALLRPGDGGRRAGVLVAVGIVALVLAQVAVRTSLGVLPVGHSEAGSVVSAWPGTLLSFGGAALLLAAASLVEDLLATRRGRVLRVPARALASTGAVVVLAATVVAAGWTVLSSRVTPGLTVATEPLPPVAAEQARGPEALRTLLLTPEQDGLLVDLRGSEPEATRILRDRTADLARGVAGPGQVEQAVRALVGGASSDQARQELLGLGVGYVELEASDTHPAADDLDRVAGLARVSSPEGSVLWRMVEGDPGRTRVVEADGATVEVLPSTGPHGQAAGRVDVPSGGSLLVAEAAGWAEVAQLTVDGDELDLEGSRTSLPAGRHTIEVTLPTPGLPWHLLALAVAVVTAFLALPVGRTDEAEDEAQDAATPGTHEPQEES; translated from the coding sequence GTGCTCCTGCCGGTGGACCTCCCGGCGGGTGGTGGGGACGGCGAGGACGAGCTGGCCGGGTCGTTGCGCGCCGTCGCGGCCGGCCGCCGCCGACCGCAACGGGTGCTGCTGCTGCATCCCGACCCCGAGGGGGGACCGGTGGCCGCGCTCCAGGACCTGGCCCGGGAGCTGGGTCTGCCGCTGAGCGTCCGCTCCCACCCGCAGCAGGACCGGGTGGCGGCCGTCCGCACCGCCCTGGACGTCCTACCGGACCAGCCGGGGCACTGGATCTGGTTCCTCACCGCCGACGCCCGGCCTGAGCCGGAGGCGCTGGCCGCCCTCACCGCCGCGGTCCGGCGCAGCAGCCGGGTCGGCGTCGTCGGCCCCAAGCTCGTGCGCGCCGACCAGCCGCGGCTGCTGCGCTCGCTCGGTCACCGCGTCACGCCGGCCGGCCGGGTCGTCGACCCCACCCGCGCCGCCCTCGTCGACCAGGGCCAGCTGGACCTGCGTCAGGACGTCCTCGGAGTTCCGCTGAGCGGGGCCCTCGTCCAGGCCCGGGTGCTGCAGGAGGTCGGCGGGATCGACCCGGCCTTCGCGCAGGACGGTGTCGACGGGCTCGACCTGGGCTGGCGGGCCCACCTCGCCGGTCACCGGACGGTCGTCGCGCCCGAGGCCGTCGTCCGGCAGGGCGAGGCAGGGCTGGGCGTCGTCGACCCGTTGGTGACCCGCGCCAGGGTGCGCCAGGTGGCCCTGGCCCGTGGCTCGTTCTGGGCGGCCCCCTGGCGCGCGCTGGGCGTCCTCGTCACCAGCCTGGCCGCCGCGCTGCTCCTGCTCCTCGTCAAGCGCCCCGCCGAGGCCGCCGGGGAGTGGGCGGATGTCCGGGCGGTGCTGCGACCGGGGCGCGGGTGGTCCGCGCGGCGGCGGTTCCGCCGCCGCCGACGGGTGGCGCCCCGCGACCTCGCGGGTCTGCACGAGCCCCGTGCGACGGGCTGGCGCGCGACCGTGGACACGGTGGGCGAGGCCCTCGACCCGCGCTACCGACGCGGCTCGGGCGCGCCACTGCCGCGGACCGAGGCGTTGCGTACCGGTCCGGTCTCCGACGACTTCGACGACGCGGTCGGCGAGGGCCGTCGGTCGGGGAGGTGGAGCTGGCCGCTGGCGCTCGCCCTCCTGATCGTGGCGGCAGTCACCGCCTGGATGGGGCGAGGTGCTCTCTCGCCGGCCGGTCTCGACCTCGCGGGCGTCGGCCTGTCCGGGGGACAGCTGGGGGTCGCCGCCACGGACGCCGTCGGACTGTGGTCCGCCGCGGTGGACGGCTGGCGGGGCGCCGGTCTCGGTCACGGCGACCCCGCCCCGGCGTGGCTGCCGCAGGCGACGGTCCTGTCCTGGCTCCTCGGCCTCCTGCCCGGTGCGGGGCCGACCACGGCCGGGCCCGCCCTGGCCTGGCTGCTCGCCGCCGCGCCGGTGCTGAGCGTCCTCACGGCATACCTCGCGCTGCGTCGGAGCACCCGGCGCGGCTGGGTCCGGGCGGTGCTCGCGCTGGGCTGGGCCCTGGCGCCGGCGCTCGTCGTCGCGACGTCCCAGGGGAGGGTGGGACCGGCCGTGGTGCACGTCCTCGCGCCGCTGCTCGTGGCCGGCATCCTCGTCGTCAGCGACCGGTCCCGCGGGGTCCGCAGGGCCGCGGCGGCCTTCGGCACCGCCCTCGGCCTCGCGATCGCCGCGCAGTGGGTGCCGCTCGTGCTCGTGCTGGGGACCGTGGCCGGGCTGCTGGTCCTCGGCGTGGGCCGGGGGAGCGCCCGGTGGCGCGGCGCGGTCGTCGCGGTCCTGCCGTGGGTGCTGCTGCTGCCCTGGTGGCCGAGCCTGCTGGCCGGGCCGGTCCAGCTCCTGGGGGGAGCCGGCGCGACCTCCGCCACCCCCCGGCTGCCCGCGACGCCCGACGCCTGGCAGCTGCTCCTGCTCCACCCTGCCGGCGTCGACCCCTCCGGGCTCGACGGCCTCCTGCTGTGGCTGCAGGTGCCGCTCTGGCTGGCGGCGCTGGCCGCGCTGCTGCGGCCGGGCGACGGCGGCCGGCGGGCAGGCGTGCTCGTCGCCGTCGGCATCGTCGCCCTCGTCCTGGCGCAGGTCGCGGTGCGCACCTCGCTGGGCGTGCTCCCCGTCGGGCACTCCGAGGCCGGCTCGGTGGTCTCGGCCTGGCCGGGGACCCTGTTGTCCTTCGGTGGCGCCGCGCTGCTCCTCGCCGCCGCCTCGCTGGTCGAGGACCTCCTGGCGACCCGCCGGGGGAGGGTCCTGCGGGTGCCGGCCCGGGCGCTGGCCTCGACGGGCGCGGTGGTCGTGCTCGCCGCCACCGTGGTCGCCGCGGGATGGACCGTCCTGAGCAGCCGGGTCACCCCCGGGCTCACGGTCGCCACCGAGCCGCTCCCGCCGGTCGCCGCCGAGCAGGCCCGAGGACCAGAGGCGTTGCGCACGCTGCTGCTCACCCCGGAGCAGGACGGCCTGCTCGTCGACCTGCGGGGCAGCGAGCCGGAGGCCACCCGCATCCTGCGCGACCGGACCGCCGACCTCGCGCGGGGCGTCGCCGGCCCGGGGCAGGTCGAGCAGGCGGTCCGGGCCCTCGTCGGGGGTGCCTCGTCGGACCAGGCACGCCAGGAGCTGCTCGGCCTCGGCGTGGGCTACGTCGAGCTCGAGGCGTCCGACACCCATCCCGCGGCCGACGACCTGGACCGGGTCGCCGGTCTGGCGCGGGTCTCCAGCCCCGAGGGCAGCGTCCTGTGGCGGATGGTCGAGGGCGACCCGGGACGCACGCGCGTGGTCGAGGCCGACGGCGCGACCGTCGAGGTGCTGCCCAGCACCGGTCCGCACGGGCAGGCCGCGGGCCGCGTCGACGTGCCGTCGGGAGGCTCGCTGCTCGTCGCCGAGGCGGCCGGCTGGGCCGAGGTCGCGCAGCTCACCGTCGACGGCGACGAGCTGGACCTCGAGGGATCGCGGACGAGCCTGCCCGCCGGGCGGCACACCATCGAGGTCACCCTGCCCACCCCCGGGCTGCCCTGGCACCTGCTGGCCCTCGCCGTCGCAGTCGTGACGGCCTTCCTGGCGCTCCCGGTCGGGCGGACCGACGAGGCCGAGGACGAGGCCCAGGACGCGGCGACCCCTGGCACCCACGAGCCGCAGGAGGAGTCGTGA
- a CDS encoding Trm112 family protein — MARPEFDPWVRSILRCPVGRHELVDVTDEQGEPALQCAEDCEGPGRRRRYPWREGIPVLLADDAVVVTVADGS; from the coding sequence ATGGCACGACCGGAGTTCGACCCGTGGGTGCGCAGCATCCTGCGATGCCCCGTGGGGCGCCACGAGCTGGTTGACGTGACCGACGAGCAGGGGGAGCCGGCGCTGCAGTGCGCCGAGGACTGCGAGGGTCCCGGGCGCCGGCGGCGGTACCCGTGGCGGGAGGGCATACCGGTGCTGCTCGCCGATGACGCGGTGGTCGTCACGGTCGCCGACGGATCTTGA
- the manB gene encoding hypothetical protein (converts mannose-6-phosphate to mannose-1-phosphate; the resulting product is then converted to GDP-mannose by ManC which is then used in the synthesis of mannose-containing glycoconjugates that are important for mediating entry into host cells), whose amino-acid sequence MEVAAVVKAYDVRGLVPEQLDAGTARALGSAFAQVVVRPEGHAGIVLGRDMRASSPELADAFAGGVLEQGVDVTDIGLCSTDGLYHASGTCDLPGAMVTASHNPAGYNGMKLCRAAAAPVGQDSGLAEIRDLAQWLLDRGDLHQLPAPASAGRRREVDLLADYAAHLHSLVDLGGIRPLHVVVDAGNGMAGHTVPAVLGAEGSPLRLDPLHFELDGSFPHHDANPLDPANQRELQEAVRARGAGLGLAFDGDADRVFVVDERGRQVPAGAVTALLARWLVAREVVAGRDPADVTVVHGSILPRAVEEGVAASGARLVTCRVGHTFVKAAMATQAAVFGAEHSGHYYFRDFWSADSGLLAVLHLLAAVSEQQRPVSAILGELDPYAASGEISLRVPDPAAAAERVRRWALDRGARVDDTDGLLVRQDEGSGAFWWVSLRSSNTEPVMRLTVEARDGARMGQVRDAVLAVVEQED is encoded by the coding sequence GTGGAGGTCGCCGCGGTCGTCAAGGCCTACGACGTGCGTGGGCTGGTCCCCGAGCAGCTCGACGCAGGGACGGCACGAGCGCTGGGCTCCGCCTTCGCACAGGTGGTGGTCCGTCCCGAGGGGCACGCCGGGATCGTGCTCGGCCGCGACATGCGCGCGTCCTCCCCGGAGCTCGCCGACGCCTTCGCCGGCGGGGTCCTCGAGCAGGGCGTGGACGTGACGGACATCGGGCTCTGCTCCACCGACGGTCTCTACCACGCCAGCGGCACCTGCGACCTGCCGGGGGCGATGGTCACGGCGAGCCACAACCCTGCCGGCTACAACGGGATGAAGCTCTGCCGGGCGGCCGCCGCGCCCGTCGGGCAGGACTCCGGGCTGGCCGAGATCCGGGACCTCGCGCAGTGGCTGCTGGACCGCGGCGACCTGCACCAGCTCCCGGCCCCGGCCTCGGCGGGGCGGCGGCGGGAGGTGGACCTGCTCGCGGACTACGCCGCCCATCTGCACTCGCTGGTCGACCTGGGCGGGATCCGTCCGCTGCACGTCGTCGTGGACGCCGGCAACGGGATGGCGGGGCATACCGTGCCCGCGGTCCTGGGCGCCGAGGGGTCGCCGCTGCGGCTCGACCCGCTCCACTTCGAGCTGGACGGCTCCTTCCCGCACCACGACGCGAACCCGCTCGACCCGGCCAACCAGCGGGAGCTGCAGGAGGCGGTGCGCGCCCGTGGCGCGGGCCTGGGCCTGGCCTTCGACGGCGACGCGGACCGGGTCTTCGTCGTCGACGAGCGGGGCCGGCAGGTGCCGGCCGGGGCGGTGACCGCGCTCCTCGCGCGGTGGCTGGTCGCGCGGGAGGTGGTGGCCGGGCGTGACCCGGCCGACGTCACGGTCGTGCACGGGTCGATCCTGCCGCGGGCCGTGGAGGAGGGCGTCGCGGCGAGCGGCGCACGGCTGGTGACCTGCCGCGTCGGCCACACCTTCGTCAAGGCCGCGATGGCCACGCAGGCCGCCGTCTTCGGGGCGGAGCACTCTGGGCACTACTACTTCCGCGACTTCTGGTCCGCCGACAGCGGCCTGCTCGCGGTGCTCCACCTGCTCGCCGCCGTGAGCGAGCAGCAGCGCCCGGTCTCGGCGATCCTCGGGGAGCTCGACCCCTACGCCGCGTCCGGGGAGATCAGCCTCCGGGTCCCGGACCCGGCCGCCGCGGCCGAGCGGGTGCGACGGTGGGCGCTCGACCGGGGGGCGAGGGTCGACGACACCGATGGCCTGCTCGTCCGGCAGGACGAGGGCAGCGGGGCCTTCTGGTGGGTCTCGCTGCGGTCCAGCAACACCGAGCCGGTGATGCGGCTCACCGTCGAGGCGCGCGACGGTGCAAGGATGGGGCAGGTCCGGGACGCCGTCCTGGCCGTGGTGGAGCAGGAGGACTGA
- a CDS encoding WhiB family transcriptional regulator: protein MHELELMSLMHGIDDTEEMNWQERALCAQTDPEAFFPEKGGSTREAKKVCVGCEVRAECLEYALGHDERFGIWGGLSERERRKLKKRAV, encoded by the coding sequence ATGCACGAGCTGGAGCTGATGTCGTTGATGCACGGTATCGATGACACCGAGGAGATGAACTGGCAGGAGCGTGCCCTGTGCGCGCAGACCGACCCGGAGGCCTTCTTCCCCGAGAAGGGCGGGTCCACCCGCGAGGCCAAGAAGGTCTGCGTCGGGTGCGAGGTGCGGGCCGAGTGCCTGGAGTATGCGCTCGGCCACGACGAGCGCTTCGGCATCTGGGGAGGACTGTCCGAGCGTGAGCGGCGCAAGCTGAAGAAGCGCGCGGTCTGA
- a CDS encoding tryptophan 2,3-dioxygenase translates to MPGSTDDAGPDLDPITRHTRSRRDLEEGIERDFGQNLSYGAYLDLPTLLSAQHPRATPPQHDELLFIIQHQTTELWLRLVIHELTSARSLLAADDHRQALKRIARVKHIQASMTEQWSVLATLTPSEYAQFRAFLATGSGFQSWQYRAVEFMLGNKNAAMLPVFAHDEEQHAELERLLHEPSLYDEVLAWLARRGHPVPQEVLTRDVSEPYRAHEGVVAALSRIYADPQEHWAEYETAEELVDLEDNFQVWRFRHLKTVERIIGSKRGSGGSSGVPFLRRALELTFFPELYDVRSAIQDVTPEGYHGGDGRG, encoded by the coding sequence ATGCCGGGAAGCACCGACGACGCCGGGCCCGATCTCGACCCGATCACCCGGCATACCCGCTCCCGACGCGACCTCGAGGAGGGGATCGAGCGCGACTTCGGGCAGAACCTGTCCTACGGCGCCTACCTCGACCTGCCGACCCTGCTCTCGGCCCAGCACCCTCGGGCGACCCCGCCGCAGCACGACGAGCTGCTCTTCATCATCCAGCACCAGACGACCGAGCTCTGGCTGCGCCTGGTCATCCACGAGCTGACCAGTGCTCGGTCCTTGCTGGCGGCCGACGACCACCGGCAGGCGCTCAAGCGCATCGCCCGGGTGAAGCACATCCAGGCCTCCATGACCGAGCAGTGGTCGGTCCTGGCCACGCTCACGCCCAGCGAGTACGCGCAGTTCCGGGCCTTCCTCGCCACCGGATCCGGGTTCCAGAGCTGGCAGTACCGCGCCGTCGAGTTCATGCTCGGCAACAAGAACGCGGCGATGCTGCCGGTCTTCGCCCACGACGAGGAGCAGCACGCCGAGCTGGAGCGGCTGCTGCACGAGCCCAGCCTCTACGACGAGGTGCTCGCCTGGCTGGCGCGCCGCGGGCACCCCGTCCCGCAGGAGGTGCTGACCCGGGACGTGTCCGAGCCGTACCGGGCGCACGAGGGGGTCGTGGCGGCCCTCAGCCGGATCTACGCCGACCCGCAGGAGCACTGGGCGGAGTACGAGACGGCCGAGGAGCTGGTGGATCTCGAGGACAACTTCCAGGTATGGCGCTTCCGTCACCTCAAGACGGTGGAGCGCATCATCGGGAGCAAGCGGGGCTCCGGGGGATCCAGCGGTGTCCCCTTCCTCCGCCGGGCGCTGGAGCTGACGTTCTTCCCCGAGCTCTACGACGTGCGCTCGGCCATCCAGGACGTCACGCCGGAGGGCTACCACGGGGGTGACGGACGTGGCTGA